The Oreochromis aureus strain Israel breed Guangdong linkage group 7, ZZ_aureus, whole genome shotgun sequence region TAATGCTAAACAAACTGCTCGCTGCTACTTCATGAATTGAGCTCATATTGCTAGCCAGCTAACACGTTAGCGCTGATTCTTACAaacaatgtccagtctaccacAAAATAACTTGAAGGAACAGCTAGCGAGGCACAGCAATGCTGCTCAAAGCAAGCAGTCTGTTGCTAAACCTAAACCGGGGTAAGTATGGTCAAAAAACCGCAAGGATAAACTGCTAGCTAACTGTACGCTTTGCTAACAGCACAACGTTTTGTTATTTACTGTACACTCTGTTTAGGGTGACAGTGCTGGGCATGCGATATGGTTTCGAATTGCGACAATTTTACCTCAAAGTCTGTAAGACTGTCTGTTAGGCTAGCTGTCTTAACAGTCATATTGTTTTTGTAATTCAGCTCCTTGTGTGTGTAATTTTCAGggctttttctttcaaaaagaAGTCCTCATCAGGTACGACCAAGGTGGAAGTCCCTACCAAGGTAATCAGCTCAAATGCTTTGGCAAACAGGAATGTCAATGTCCCCAAGAGCAGTTTGGTGACTAAATCTCCTTTGACATTTTCAAACAAGCTTGAGAGACCTCAAAAATCCAAAATCAACAACTACTTCTCTGTAAGTTCAAAATGCAAGCCGGATGCCATCAGCCCAGCAGATATTGCCTCTCCTGCATCCCAAACACCTTCAGTGGTCTCTGATATTAAGTCGGCACCAGCTCCAGCTAAATCTAACAGCCAGTCTTGTAGCAGTAATTCATTCAATTCCACAGCTCTGGATGTGTCACGTAGTTTTCCTATGGACAACTGGGATGATTTAGATGACTTTGAAACACCAGCCAAGGGAAAAAACAACTCATTCAGTTCAGAAGTATCAGagaaaagcagcaaactacTGCCATCCCCTACTGGAGAAAAAGCAGAATCGACAGGGAAATTGAACTATGATTCCTTATTTAAAACATCCAAATTAACTAGCAAGAATGGTAAACAAACCTGCATGGAAACAGATGAGCCGGAGGAAAATGTCAACACCACTGCAGTTTCACCAGGACCCAGTTTGAACCAGGAACCAGCAGACTGGTCAGATGAGGAGGAACTTGCCATGAAGATGAACAGAAAACATCCTGCACATCTAAAGCATATCATGAGTGACAGTGAAGAAGATAATAATGCTGAGCTGGAACCTTTTAAAGGAGGCACAGGTAACTGCTTGTTTATTTTAGGTATACACTGGTCAgcagattaaattaaaaaaaacaaacaaactatgtGCTACCATGTGTTACTCTATAGGTAACAAGGAAATATGGATTGACCCAAAGACAATAGAGATAGATGACAACTCGGAGCCTGAAGACAACCTCGACTGCATTCCACCTTCACCCATCCCTGATGAGATCACTTACACAGGCTCAACACTGGAGACAAGGTCAGAATGTAAACGTGCTTGCATATTTTACCAATCATACTTGTTTGGAGCAGCCAAAATGTTTGAATGTTCTCTTTCATCCTGGAAAAAGTTGTTACTGGCAGCAATCTCTTCTCTGTAGTGATAATAGTTAAATTGATGGGGGAAGTTTTAAGTATAGACAATATAAAAGACAGCCTTGGCTTCAGAGATGGTGCCAATGAGCAAAAGgcttaaaactgaatttaatggCCAGCAAGTTTGGTTCCTCCGAACTTCTGATCTGTGGGGAAAAAGACCTGTGGCGTTTTCATCTTTGACCTTAATAAATACTTAGCTGATGAACTTAATCACTAGTTTCAGgtcatatttattataacatgaaagtcattttaaaaattatggTTGTTCTAAGAGTTCTAAATGTATCACATGACTTGCTTTATTTTCAAACAGAGCTAAAACAGCTGATGCTGAAATTGGAGATAATGCTGTGAAATCAAAGAGCCCCGTCACACTGCATGAACCATCTGAGCTCTGcttaaaagacaaaacaagtgagtgttgtgctttaaaaaaaaaaaaaaaaattaaaaatcctaTACCTCATTTTATTCAAAagcatgttttgttgtttttttctttccatgtATTGAATTCTTTTCAGATGAAAAACTTTTTGCTATCATGGAGTCCATTTGTGCTCTGGTTGACTCCATCCCTGAACATGAATTAATTGCTTTGTCCTGTGGAGATGAACTTTTACTGAAGAGGGCCCAGAGGTGTGTTAgctttgtgtgtagttttggCATTATTCATGGTGTTTGAATTAAATCTCAGTATGACCATAATCACCTACTTTTCTCCTGCAGGAAGAGAATTCTTGCAACTGGCGGTGACTGTTTGTTTAGGATGCAGCAGCCAGACAGCACAGTGATTTCTGAACCCAGCTTCAAAGAAACCTCCTTTTCAAGCAACGGTGTTTCATCCAACAGCTCTGTGCCTGTGGACTCCAAGAAGCCTCCTCAGCATAGAAGATCTTCAGTCATCTCTGTGGACTATGACTCTGATGACTCTGACAGTGTTATTGATTTAAAGCCCTTGGATAATAAGGACAGCAGGGCAATAGGTGTTGAAACTGACAGTATCTGTGACTCTCCATCAGCACACAGGCTCACAAAGCCATCTTTTAATATATCTGAGAAATCGAGCATTGATCTTGATGGCTCAGACCTCTTCTTCTCACCCAAGGAGTCAGAGAGTGGTGTGCAGAAGAAATCGAACAACACCCCAACGTTTGTAGCTGCTGAAGATGAAGAAATGGATGACTTCTACAATGACGACTTTGATATAGACGACTTTAATGACTCTGATATCCCAGATTACTTTGACGAACCACAAACTTCATCAGCTGTGACTACAGCAGTGAAAGAGGGGGGGCCGAGCAAGTCCTCATGGGAGAAGAAACCAACAACACCTACTTCTGCTCCAAAGCCGTCAACGATTTGTTCTCCAGGCAAGTCATTTTGTACTTACTGAATCTATTTTTGAGGCATCTGAGAACAGCCAATTGTTTCCCTCTGGTCCACAAATCTCAGACATTTAGATTGTTTACACATTACAAGTGTATTGATTTCATTCACCTGAAATGCAAAACTCCATATGAAAGATAGATTTAACAGAAAACATGTGTTTTTAAAGGAGGTCTGTCATACCTGATAAACACAGGAACTGATTTTTGAGGAACTTGTCTTTTTTGTGTCTCTATTTGCAGAACCCACATTCAAAAACCCAGCTCATGATCGCTTCAGAGGCTTCAACTTCCCTCATTCACAAGAGATGATGAAGATCTTTCACAAGCGTTTTGGACTTCATCAGTTCAGGTTTAATCAACTAGAAGCGATTAATGCTGCACTACTGGGTGAAGATGCGTTTGTTTTAATGCCCACAGGTTTGTAAAAGCATGCTTACAGTAGCAGTACAGCGGTTGCTGTGAAGATGTCCAGGTATCTTAaactgttgtattattttaggtGGAGGGAAAAGCTTGTGCTATCAGCTGCCTGCCTGCGTCTCGCTGGGGGTCACTGTGGTGGTTTCTCCACTCAAATCACTCATCGTAGACCAGGTGCAGAAACTCACCACTCTGGATGTAAGTATACTTGTTTCCACTCGTCTATTTGATCAGAGAAAAGTTTGAAGTGCTTATGCGTGTACTCAGAAAGTGTATTAAATAAATTAGTTAATTTAAtagttttaaaaagcattttcatttttacagtttttcaaaACTATGGGTCATTTCATATCTTAACTTTTGGCAGTCAGATTTGGTTCATTTCACCAATTGGCCCCTGTCTGCCACCTGATTAGCTGATCATGATTGAATTATAACATGCATCTCAATATCaaggcccaggggccagaatTTGCCAGGCAAAGACTCCAGTCTGGTCCAGGGGAAGGCctttgaaaatgtgaaggagggcaAGTTTTGCACTGTTAACTGTGTTTTTATAAGTCTTGTTTTTCCTGCTGATAAACACCTCCCCTATGGCCATTCAATTACCAAAGTAATTAGGTAacatataaacaattaaataacagaaaaattcGTGTCTACAAttgaaatgtctg contains the following coding sequences:
- the blm gene encoding Bloom syndrome protein homolog isoform X1, with protein sequence MSSLPQNNLKEQLARHSNAAQSKQSVAKPKPGAFSFKKKSSSGTTKVEVPTKVISSNALANRNVNVPKSSLVTKSPLTFSNKLERPQKSKINNYFSVSSKCKPDAISPADIASPASQTPSVVSDIKSAPAPAKSNSQSCSSNSFNSTALDVSRSFPMDNWDDLDDFETPAKGKNNSFSSEVSEKSSKLLPSPTGEKAESTGKLNYDSLFKTSKLTSKNGKQTCMETDEPEENVNTTAVSPGPSLNQEPADWSDEEELAMKMNRKHPAHLKHIMSDSEEDNNAELEPFKGGTGNKEIWIDPKTIEIDDNSEPEDNLDCIPPSPIPDEITYTGSTLETRAKTADAEIGDNAVKSKSPVTLHEPSELCLKDKTNEKLFAIMESICALVDSIPEHELIALSCGDELLLKRAQRKRILATGGDCLFRMQQPDSTVISEPSFKETSFSSNGVSSNSSVPVDSKKPPQHRRSSVISVDYDSDDSDSVIDLKPLDNKDSRAIGVETDSICDSPSAHRLTKPSFNISEKSSIDLDGSDLFFSPKESESGVQKKSNNTPTFVAAEDEEMDDFYNDDFDIDDFNDSDIPDYFDEPQTSSAVTTAVKEGGPSKSSWEKKPTTPTSAPKPSTICSPEPTFKNPAHDRFRGFNFPHSQEMMKIFHKRFGLHQFRFNQLEAINAALLGEDAFVLMPTGGGKSLCYQLPACVSLGVTVVVSPLKSLIVDQVQKLTTLDIPATSLSGDKSDSEASRIYMQLSRKDPIIKLLYVTPEKVSASNRLISALQNLYERGLLARFIIDEAHCVSQWGHDFRPDYKKLHELRQKFPNVAMMALTATATPRVQKDILNQLNMSRPQVFTMSFNRTNLKYAVLPKKPKKVDEDCTSWIKKHYPRDSGIVYCLSRNDCDAMAESLQRAGLSALSYHAGLSDSDREYVQSKWINQDGCQVICATIAFGMGIDKPDVRYVIHASLPKSMEGYYQESGRAGRDGEISHCILFYSYTDVQRIKRIISMDREGDRHTKATHYNNLHSMVHFCENVMECRRIQLLAYFGELKFNRNFCKDHPDVSCDNCTKPNQYKMRNVTEDVKKIVRFVQENCEKVGARFGKTANQNRLTLNMLVDIFIGSKAAKVQTGMFGIGAAYSRHNADRLFKKLVLDNVLVEDLYITNGGQAVSYVSAGTKAMNVLSGHMQVEFYETESASTIRKHKAGTAKNISRREEMVQECLKELLDLCKQLGKAFGLHYYNIFSTATLKKIAEKLSSDPEVLLQIDGVTEDKLDKYGAEVIQVLQKYSEWQLPEEQADSGGDGWIDTARGHTRGNDEDDTESSTYFRNKSAQGQKRKKAPFFKYSKKKKGCGNTSSSSKGRGYSSNKSWSSSSSRGGGRGSRSLAGDASATRRPGLLAAPMPQSSQRPFLKPVFSHFS
- the blm gene encoding Bloom syndrome protein homolog isoform X2 → MSSLPQNNLKEQLARHSNAAQSKQSVAKPKPGAFSFKKKSSSGTTKVEVPTKLERPQKSKINNYFSVSSKCKPDAISPADIASPASQTPSVVSDIKSAPAPAKSNSQSCSSNSFNSTALDVSRSFPMDNWDDLDDFETPAKGKNNSFSSEVSEKSSKLLPSPTGEKAESTGKLNYDSLFKTSKLTSKNGKQTCMETDEPEENVNTTAVSPGPSLNQEPADWSDEEELAMKMNRKHPAHLKHIMSDSEEDNNAELEPFKGGTGNKEIWIDPKTIEIDDNSEPEDNLDCIPPSPIPDEITYTGSTLETRAKTADAEIGDNAVKSKSPVTLHEPSELCLKDKTNEKLFAIMESICALVDSIPEHELIALSCGDELLLKRAQRKRILATGGDCLFRMQQPDSTVISEPSFKETSFSSNGVSSNSSVPVDSKKPPQHRRSSVISVDYDSDDSDSVIDLKPLDNKDSRAIGVETDSICDSPSAHRLTKPSFNISEKSSIDLDGSDLFFSPKESESGVQKKSNNTPTFVAAEDEEMDDFYNDDFDIDDFNDSDIPDYFDEPQTSSAVTTAVKEGGPSKSSWEKKPTTPTSAPKPSTICSPEPTFKNPAHDRFRGFNFPHSQEMMKIFHKRFGLHQFRFNQLEAINAALLGEDAFVLMPTGGGKSLCYQLPACVSLGVTVVVSPLKSLIVDQVQKLTTLDIPATSLSGDKSDSEASRIYMQLSRKDPIIKLLYVTPEKVSASNRLISALQNLYERGLLARFIIDEAHCVSQWGHDFRPDYKKLHELRQKFPNVAMMALTATATPRVQKDILNQLNMSRPQVFTMSFNRTNLKYAVLPKKPKKVDEDCTSWIKKHYPRDSGIVYCLSRNDCDAMAESLQRAGLSALSYHAGLSDSDREYVQSKWINQDGCQVICATIAFGMGIDKPDVRYVIHASLPKSMEGYYQESGRAGRDGEISHCILFYSYTDVQRIKRIISMDREGDRHTKATHYNNLHSMVHFCENVMECRRIQLLAYFGELKFNRNFCKDHPDVSCDNCTKPNQYKMRNVTEDVKKIVRFVQENCEKVGARFGKTANQNRLTLNMLVDIFIGSKAAKVQTGMFGIGAAYSRHNADRLFKKLVLDNVLVEDLYITNGGQAVSYVSAGTKAMNVLSGHMQVEFYETESASTIRKHKAGTAKNISRREEMVQECLKELLDLCKQLGKAFGLHYYNIFSTATLKKIAEKLSSDPEVLLQIDGVTEDKLDKYGAEVIQVLQKYSEWQLPEEQADSGGDGWIDTARGHTRGNDEDDTESSTYFRNKSAQGQKRKKAPFFKYSKKKKGCGNTSSSSKGRGYSSNKSWSSSSSRGGGRGSRSLAGDASATRRPGLLAAPMPQSSQRPFLKPVFSHFS